A single window of Jeotgalibacillus haloalkalitolerans DNA harbors:
- a CDS encoding homoserine dehydrogenase, with product MEKQINVGMLGFGTVGSGVATIIKENEKQLSQKLGAVVKIKKIAVRDIEKNRGADINGSELTTDINDVIQDESIQVIVEVMGGVEEAHYAIEKALKASKAVITANKDLMALHGHTLLKLAEEHQADLYYEASVAGGIPIIRTLEDGLASDRISTIMGIVNGTTNYILTKMKEEGWSYEDALKEAQALGFAESDPTSDVEGLDAARKMAILATLAFSMEVYLDDVEVTGMTNITAEDMALAEQFGYSVKMLGFAEKDEDGVDVAVEPVFLKSSHPLAAVRNEYNAVYVYGDAVGETMFYGPGAGSMPTATSVVSDVIAACRNLLLGVAGARHIDYVNDRQIKQEDQQHAQFFHRLLVKDKIGVFSALTDIYGKYEASLSSIIQRPGDTEGEAEVILITHPVSRKNHHKIIEELNGSDVVKTIISQYRVEGGDR from the coding sequence ATGGAAAAGCAAATTAACGTAGGTATGTTAGGTTTTGGAACAGTCGGAAGTGGTGTAGCAACCATTATTAAAGAAAATGAAAAGCAGCTTTCCCAAAAGCTTGGAGCTGTTGTAAAAATTAAAAAAATTGCGGTTAGAGATATTGAAAAGAACCGCGGTGCTGATATTAATGGAAGTGAACTCACAACTGATATAAATGATGTAATCCAGGATGAATCCATTCAGGTGATTGTTGAAGTAATGGGCGGGGTTGAAGAAGCGCATTATGCAATCGAAAAAGCATTAAAAGCGAGTAAAGCGGTGATTACTGCCAATAAGGACTTAATGGCGCTTCATGGACACACATTATTAAAGCTTGCTGAAGAGCATCAGGCGGACCTTTACTATGAAGCGAGTGTAGCTGGTGGTATTCCGATTATCAGAACACTGGAAGACGGATTAGCTTCAGATAGAATCTCTACTATTATGGGAATTGTAAATGGTACAACCAACTATATCCTGACTAAAATGAAAGAAGAAGGATGGAGCTATGAGGATGCGTTAAAAGAAGCACAGGCCCTTGGCTTTGCTGAAAGTGATCCAACGTCAGATGTTGAAGGACTGGATGCTGCAAGAAAGATGGCAATTCTTGCAACGCTTGCCTTCTCAATGGAGGTATATCTGGATGATGTTGAAGTAACAGGAATGACAAATATTACAGCTGAAGATATGGCACTGGCAGAACAATTCGGTTACAGTGTCAAAATGCTCGGTTTTGCAGAAAAAGACGAAGATGGTGTTGATGTGGCAGTTGAACCGGTGTTCTTAAAATCTTCACATCCACTCGCAGCAGTAAGAAATGAATATAATGCAGTATATGTATATGGTGATGCAGTAGGAGAAACAATGTTTTACGGTCCCGGAGCAGGGTCTATGCCAACAGCTACTTCTGTTGTATCTGACGTTATTGCTGCATGCAGAAACCTGCTGCTTGGCGTGGCAGGTGCCAGACACATCGATTATGTTAATGACCGACAAATTAAACAGGAGGATCAGCAGCATGCACAGTTTTTCCATAGACTGCTTGTAAAAGACAAAATCGGAGTCTTTTCAGCACTTACTGATATCTATGGTAAATACGAAGCAAGCCTCAGCTCAATCATCCAGCGTCCGGGAGACACAGAGGGAGAAGCAGAGGTCATCCTGATCACACATCCTGTATCGAGGAAGAATCACCACAAAATTATCGAAGAATTAAATGGCTCAGATGTGGTGAAAACAATCATCAGTCAATATAGAGTGGAAGGAGGCGACCGCTAA
- the thrC gene encoding threonine synthase, translating to MRWKGLIEQYKEWLPVTDETPLLSLNEGNTPLIHLENLSKEWGISLYVKTEGANPTGSFKDRGMVMAVAKAKEEGSKAIICASTGNTSAAAAAYGARAGLRTIVVIPEGKIALGKLAQARMYGAEIISIEGNFDEALNLVRKISEEEDITLVNSVNPYRLEGQKTAALEVIDQLGQAPDILALPVGNAGNISAYWKGFTEYNKKEGGRLPKLLGAQASGAAPIVHGRVFDKPETVATAIRIGHPASWDLALNALKESEGHILEVTDEEILEAYQLIAKREGVFAEPASCAPIAAIKKRLEAGEIEKGSTVTAVLTGNGLKDPETAINVSDLEPLVIKAEIEALRSELKGEVKL from the coding sequence ATGCGCTGGAAAGGGTTAATTGAACAATATAAAGAATGGCTTCCTGTCACAGATGAGACGCCTTTACTGAGCTTAAATGAAGGTAATACGCCTTTAATTCATTTAGAAAACCTTTCAAAAGAATGGGGCATCTCTCTATATGTGAAAACGGAAGGTGCAAATCCTACGGGATCATTTAAAGACCGTGGTATGGTAATGGCTGTTGCCAAAGCAAAGGAAGAAGGCAGTAAAGCAATTATTTGTGCATCAACAGGGAACACATCGGCAGCCGCAGCTGCATATGGAGCGAGAGCAGGCTTACGTACGATTGTTGTCATTCCTGAAGGAAAGATTGCACTTGGGAAACTGGCACAGGCAAGAATGTACGGAGCGGAAATTATTTCAATAGAAGGTAATTTTGATGAAGCACTTAACCTGGTCAGAAAAATAAGTGAAGAAGAAGATATTACGCTTGTTAATTCTGTGAACCCATACCGTCTGGAAGGACAGAAAACAGCTGCACTTGAAGTGATTGATCAGCTCGGACAGGCGCCGGATATTCTTGCATTACCTGTAGGAAACGCAGGAAATATTTCAGCATACTGGAAAGGCTTCACTGAATATAACAAAAAAGAAGGGGGCCGTTTACCAAAATTATTGGGTGCACAGGCATCAGGAGCGGCACCGATCGTTCATGGCAGAGTGTTTGATAAGCCGGAAACGGTTGCGACAGCTATACGGATCGGGCATCCTGCAAGCTGGGATCTTGCATTAAATGCTTTAAAAGAATCAGAAGGTCATATCTTAGAAGTAACGGATGAAGAGATCTTAGAAGCTTATCAGCTGATTGCTAAACGTGAAGGTGTATTTGCAGAGCCTGCATCATGTGCGCCAATTGCAGCGATTAAAAAACGACTTGAAGCAGGAGAAATTGAGAAAGGTTCAACGGTAACGGCTGTATTGACAGGTAACGGATTAAAAGACCCTGAAACAGCAATTAACGTTTCTGATCTTGAACCGCTTGTCATTAAAGCTGAAATTGAAGCATTGAGAAGTGAATTAAAGGGGGAGGTGAAACTGTGA
- the thrB gene encoding homoserine kinase codes for MSFSPFTVKTPASTANLGPGFDSIGLALPIFQTIEVEPSSRWNVSYKQDEFQHLPVDDTNLILKTIQEVAAFAEKACPAATLTVSSDIPLSKGLGSSAAAIAAGIVIADRLMGLEMSLDEQIKTASDIEGHPDNVSASLAGGLTVSRYEDDELVSVSLPAEGFSVIIMAPEAELETKESRGVLPQSLTHRDAVLASAAANVMVASLITGNFKKAGSVMMKDTFHEPYRKPFFPQLEDIKDFACKSGAFAVTISGAGPCISIFAEDARVSPITEHLKGRYDGYQTIQLKPVNQGTLLIEQHLNRLSV; via the coding sequence GTGAGTTTCTCCCCGTTTACTGTGAAAACACCAGCGTCTACAGCGAACCTCGGCCCGGGTTTCGATTCAATCGGGCTTGCACTCCCAATTTTCCAGACAATTGAAGTAGAGCCCAGCTCTCGCTGGAACGTTTCATATAAACAGGATGAATTTCAGCATCTCCCGGTTGATGACACGAACCTGATATTAAAAACAATACAGGAAGTAGCAGCCTTTGCTGAAAAAGCTTGTCCTGCAGCCACATTGACCGTCAGTTCTGATATTCCTTTATCAAAAGGCCTAGGCAGCAGTGCAGCCGCTATTGCAGCGGGCATTGTCATTGCTGACAGGCTGATGGGTCTTGAAATGAGTCTAGATGAACAGATCAAGACAGCATCAGACATTGAAGGGCACCCTGATAATGTGTCGGCATCCCTGGCTGGCGGATTGACTGTGTCAAGATATGAGGATGATGAACTTGTAAGTGTGTCACTTCCCGCTGAAGGCTTCTCAGTGATCATTATGGCACCTGAAGCAGAGCTTGAAACAAAAGAATCAAGAGGTGTATTACCACAATCTCTGACTCATCGTGATGCAGTTTTAGCGAGTGCAGCAGCGAATGTAATGGTAGCCTCACTGATCACAGGTAACTTTAAAAAAGCCGGAAGCGTTATGATGAAGGATACGTTCCATGAACCATACAGAAAACCTTTTTTCCCGCAGCTTGAAGATATAAAAGACTTTGCATGTAAATCAGGTGCTTTTGCTGTAACGATCAGTGGTGCCGGCCCATGTATTTCTATATTTGCCGAAGATGCCAGAGTATCACCGATCACTGAACACCTGAAGGGTCGATATGACGGTTATCAGACAATACAATTAAAACCAGTTAATCAGGGTACACTATTAATAGAACAGCACTTAAACCGCCTGTCCGTATAA
- a CDS encoding SDR family oxidoreductase, with protein sequence MEFSNIQKHGQPGQHQEKQPGELTEMKPEPIHDDQNYKGSGKLKGKTALITGGDSGIGKAAAIAYAKEGANLSIVYLDEHDDAKKTKEEIQAYGAKCLILSGDVGNEEFCKLAVSSTVKEFGGLDILVNNAAEQHPQDSIEKISAAQLEKTFKTNIFSMFHLVKAALKHLKEGSAIINTSSVTAYAGNEQLIDYSSTKGAITSFTRSLAKSLTEKKIRVNAIAPGPIWTPLIPSTFESNQVAEFGVENPQERPGQPAELAPAYVMLASNDSSYMTGQTIHINGGTFVSS encoded by the coding sequence ATGGAATTTTCAAACATACAGAAACACGGACAGCCCGGTCAGCATCAGGAAAAGCAGCCGGGAGAGCTTACTGAGATGAAGCCGGAACCGATTCATGATGATCAAAATTATAAAGGAAGCGGAAAGCTTAAAGGAAAAACTGCGCTTATTACAGGAGGAGACAGCGGCATAGGAAAAGCGGCAGCCATTGCTTACGCAAAAGAAGGGGCCAACCTGTCAATCGTGTATCTTGATGAGCATGACGACGCAAAGAAGACAAAAGAAGAGATACAGGCTTATGGTGCAAAGTGTCTGATTCTAAGCGGGGATGTAGGGAATGAAGAATTCTGTAAGCTTGCAGTATCCAGTACAGTAAAAGAATTCGGCGGTCTTGACATCCTGGTCAATAACGCAGCTGAACAGCATCCGCAGGATTCGATTGAGAAGATATCAGCTGCGCAGCTTGAAAAAACATTCAAAACCAATATATTTTCAATGTTCCATCTTGTAAAAGCTGCTTTAAAACATTTAAAAGAAGGCAGTGCGATCATTAATACGAGTTCAGTAACAGCCTATGCGGGTAATGAGCAGTTAATTGATTACTCATCTACCAAAGGAGCGATCACCAGTTTTACCCGTTCACTGGCAAAATCATTAACTGAAAAGAAAATCAGAGTAAATGCAATTGCGCCAGGTCCTATCTGGACACCTTTAATTCCATCAACCTTTGAAAGTAACCAGGTGGCTGAGTTCGGAGTGGAAAATCCTCAGGAAAGACCCGGTCAGCCCGCAGAACTTGCCCCGGCCTATGTCATGCTGGCCTCCAATGACAGCTCTTATATGACCGGACAGACGATCCATATCAATGGAGGTACTTTTGTATCAAGTTAA
- a CDS encoding cold-inducible protein YdjO-related protein translates to MFQRKPTEEIQKEQTDVWECSADGCNVWMRDNFSVKGQEKQECPICGSDMVKGSRNIEVVPNPQNF, encoded by the coding sequence ATGTTTCAAAGAAAACCAACTGAAGAAATTCAAAAAGAACAGACAGACGTATGGGAATGCTCAGCTGACGGCTGCAACGTTTGGATGCGTGATAATTTTTCAGTCAAGGGCCAGGAAAAGCAGGAATGTCCAATCTGTGGCAGTGACATGGTAAAAGGCAGCAGAAATATTGAAGTCGTACCTAACCCTCAAAATTTTTAA
- the queC gene encoding 7-cyano-7-deazaguanine synthase QueC yields the protein MDKNKAIVVFSGGQDSTTCLFWALKKFDSVEAVTFAYGQRHASEIEAAKEIAKDLDVKHHILDMSLLNQLAPSALTRDEEITEKEGELPSTFVPGRNLMFLSFASVLAHQTGAKHIVTGVCETDFSGYPDCRDAFVKSLNVSVNLSMDKDFVFHTPLMWLDKKETWELADQLDRFDYVRNQTITCYNGIKGDGCGECPSCKLRLKGMNEYLAEKEEIR from the coding sequence ATGGATAAAAATAAGGCGATCGTTGTTTTCAGTGGTGGACAGGATAGTACGACATGCTTATTCTGGGCACTTAAAAAATTTGATTCTGTTGAGGCAGTCACTTTTGCATACGGTCAGAGGCATGCTTCTGAAATCGAGGCGGCAAAAGAGATTGCAAAGGACTTAGATGTTAAGCACCATATTCTCGATATGAGTCTGCTTAATCAGCTTGCACCATCAGCTTTAACAAGGGATGAAGAAATTACTGAAAAAGAAGGTGAACTTCCTTCTACATTTGTACCGGGAAGAAACCTGATGTTTCTGTCATTTGCTTCGGTTCTTGCCCACCAGACAGGCGCAAAGCATATTGTTACCGGTGTCTGTGAAACTGATTTCAGTGGATACCCTGATTGCCGTGATGCATTTGTGAAGTCACTGAATGTCTCAGTGAACTTGTCAATGGATAAAGATTTTGTATTCCATACGCCATTAATGTGGCTAGATAAGAAAGAAACATGGGAGCTTGCCGATCAATTAGATCGTTTTGATTATGTAAGAAATCAGACGATTACTTGTTATAACGGTATAAAAGGTGATGGGTGCGGGGAATGCCCTTCATGCAAATTACGTCTCAAAGGGATGAATGAATATTTAGCTGAAAAGGAGGAGATCAGATGA
- the queD gene encoding 6-carboxytetrahydropterin synthase QueD has product MMQQIYPAPLHGYSYELNKDFHFSAAHAIPSEDAGKCRFVHGHTYYVNITVAGDELDDAGFLINFKKIKQLVHDRFDHTLLNDDQIFSETDSDCFPTTEVVARSIWEIIEEHLKQTENKPACLQVFLRETPTSYVVYRPKKEGNK; this is encoded by the coding sequence ATGATGCAGCAGATCTATCCCGCTCCTTTACACGGATATTCATATGAATTAAATAAAGATTTTCATTTCTCTGCCGCTCACGCCATTCCTTCTGAGGATGCTGGTAAGTGCCGATTTGTTCATGGTCATACCTACTACGTTAATATTACAGTTGCAGGTGACGAATTGGATGATGCAGGGTTTTTGATTAATTTTAAAAAAATTAAACAATTGGTGCATGATCGTTTTGATCATACATTGTTAAATGACGATCAGATTTTTTCTGAAACTGATTCTGACTGTTTCCCTACAACTGAAGTCGTTGCAAGATCAATTTGGGAAATCATCGAAGAACATCTGAAGCAGACTGAGAATAAGCCAGCCTGCCTGCAGGTATTCCTGCGTGAAACGCCAACAAGCTATGTGGTTTACCGTCCGAAGAAAGAAGGGAACAAGTAA
- the queE gene encoding 7-carboxy-7-deazaguanine synthase QueE, with amino-acid sequence MEKSKKKFPVLEIFGPTVQGEGMVIGQKTMFVRTAGCDYSCSWCDSAFTWDGSAKDEIKRMTAEEIYEELITTGKDLFNHVTISGGNPALLKSLSELVDLLHNKGIKVALETQGSIWQDWFMEIDDLTLSPKPPSSGMKPNMGILDDIVHKLNDGSNDFSIKVVIFDLLDLSFAEDLHQRYPGVPFYLQVGNDQVNEEKDEQLIPDLISRYEWLIDQVMENNKLNQVRVLPQLHTYVWGNKRGV; translated from the coding sequence ATGGAAAAATCAAAGAAAAAGTTCCCTGTGCTTGAAATATTCGGACCGACTGTTCAGGGGGAAGGCATGGTAATCGGTCAGAAAACAATGTTTGTGAGAACTGCCGGCTGTGATTACAGCTGCTCCTGGTGCGATTCTGCCTTCACCTGGGATGGCAGTGCGAAAGATGAGATTAAACGGATGACAGCTGAAGAAATTTACGAAGAACTCATTACAACCGGCAAAGATCTGTTTAATCACGTCACCATTTCAGGCGGGAATCCTGCCTTACTTAAAAGTCTGTCTGAACTTGTTGACCTTCTTCATAATAAAGGCATTAAAGTAGCGCTTGAAACACAGGGGAGTATCTGGCAGGACTGGTTTATGGAAATTGATGATCTTACACTCTCTCCTAAACCACCCAGCTCAGGCATGAAGCCGAATATGGGGATTCTTGATGACATAGTTCATAAATTAAATGATGGCAGCAACGATTTCTCTATAAAAGTCGTTATATTCGACCTTCTGGATCTGTCATTTGCAGAGGACCTTCATCAGCGTTATCCAGGCGTGCCATTTTATCTTCAGGTAGGAAATGATCAGGTAAACGAAGAAAAAGATGAGCAATTAATTCCGGATCTGATTTCACGCTATGAATGGCTGATTGATCAGGTAATGGAAAACAATAAGCTGAATCAGGTCCGTGTACTGCCGCAGCTTCACACTTATGTCTGGGGTAATAAAAGAGGAGTGTAG
- the msrA gene encoding peptide-methionine (S)-S-oxide reductase MsrA, translated as MKLEKATFAGGCFWCMVKPFDQYDGIEQVVSGYTGGHVKNPSYEDVKSGESGHREAVEITFNPDVFPYDQLLEIYWQQVDPTDNEGQFQDRGPSYRATIFYHNNEQKEKAEQSKQKLAASGRFKKPVITPIEPADAFYPAEDYHQDFYKKDPEAYQKDRAQSGRDEFIEAHWEK; from the coding sequence ATGAAATTAGAAAAAGCGACATTTGCAGGCGGCTGTTTCTGGTGCATGGTTAAGCCATTTGATCAATACGATGGCATTGAACAGGTTGTATCAGGATATACAGGCGGACATGTAAAAAACCCATCATATGAAGATGTTAAATCCGGCGAATCAGGTCACCGTGAAGCAGTTGAAATTACATTCAATCCTGACGTATTCCCTTATGATCAGCTGCTTGAAATCTATTGGCAGCAGGTGGATCCGACAGATAATGAAGGTCAGTTCCAGGATCGCGGACCTTCTTACAGAGCAACAATTTTTTATCATAACAATGAGCAGAAGGAAAAAGCAGAGCAATCAAAACAGAAGCTTGCAGCATCCGGACGCTTTAAAAAGCCTGTCATAACACCTATTGAACCAGCGGACGCATTTTATCCTGCAGAAGATTATCATCAGGATTTTTATAAAAAAGACCCTGAAGCTTATCAGAAAGACAGAGCACAGTCAGGCAGAGACGAGTTTATTGAAGCTCACTGGGAAAAATAA
- a CDS encoding LCP family protein, protein METRVKRRKKKLRKGRTFFALLILIIMITAGYAGSQYWIGYQSTKGAAPELNQGEDFQRSSPEGGKRNVLLIGVDSRGEEKSRSDTMMIAQWDPESDTIKLVSLMRDIYAEIPEYGPYKLNTAYYLGGPELLRKTINHNFDVEIHDYMIVDFKAFETAVDTIAPDGVDINVEKAMSEKIGVSLEEGQQKLNGQELLGYARFRADSEGDFGRVDRQQQVIEALIDHTVSVSSIARAPKTLGAVQPYLQTSLSESAKLSLFTSVLFSGGGDVERLTVPVEGSYSTPTYEGAGSVLELDWAVNQEAIKEFLK, encoded by the coding sequence ATGGAAACAAGAGTAAAAAGACGGAAGAAAAAATTGAGAAAAGGCAGAACTTTTTTTGCTTTATTAATATTGATAATTATGATCACTGCAGGTTATGCCGGCAGCCAATATTGGATTGGCTATCAATCTACTAAAGGGGCTGCACCTGAATTGAACCAGGGAGAGGACTTTCAGCGTTCATCTCCTGAGGGCGGAAAGAGAAATGTACTGCTGATCGGTGTTGATAGCAGAGGAGAGGAGAAATCCAGGTCAGATACAATGATGATTGCTCAATGGGACCCTGAAAGTGACACTATAAAGCTTGTATCATTAATGAGAGATATATATGCTGAGATTCCGGAATATGGACCGTATAAGTTAAATACAGCTTATTATCTTGGTGGTCCGGAGCTATTAAGGAAAACAATTAATCATAATTTCGATGTAGAGATTCATGATTACATGATTGTTGACTTTAAAGCATTTGAAACCGCTGTTGATACCATTGCGCCGGATGGTGTGGATATCAATGTAGAAAAAGCAATGTCTGAAAAAATCGGTGTTTCTCTTGAAGAAGGGCAGCAGAAATTGAACGGTCAGGAGCTACTTGGCTATGCCCGTTTCAGAGCTGACAGTGAAGGTGATTTTGGCCGTGTGGACAGGCAGCAGCAGGTTATTGAGGCATTGATAGATCATACGGTCAGCGTCTCATCTATTGCACGGGCACCGAAAACGTTAGGTGCCGTTCAGCCATATTTACAAACGAGTTTATCTGAATCTGCAAAACTGAGTCTGTTCACCAGTGTCTTATTCAGTGGTGGAGGAGATGTTGAGAGGCTTACGGTTCCGGTAGAAGGATCGTATTCAACACCTACTTATGAAGGGGCAGGTTCAGTGCTCGAGCTTGACTGGGCTGTGAACCAGGAAGCCATCAAAGAATTTCTAAAATAA
- a CDS encoding lmo0937 family membrane protein, which translates to MMRILWWIIVILIVVWLVGLLLDIAGGIIHVLIIIAVILIIYNLVTGRKKL; encoded by the coding sequence ATGATGAGAATTTTATGGTGGATTATCGTGATTTTAATCGTCGTATGGTTAGTTGGACTGCTGTTAGATATTGCTGGTGGAATTATTCATGTATTAATTATTATTGCAGTCATCTTAATCATCTACAACCTGGTCACAGGCAGGAAGAAGTTATAG
- a CDS encoding metal-dependent hydrolase, producing the protein MKGASHALVGTAIGLSIAVYYDMEPAATGLAMLLGSTAALAPDLDTNGRLSNRISLHRKWLWYTLSALGVLIGIYSLVSLNGLIKAGGVIAAVILIIAPRFLIKQRFMVMLTGFAIMGVGWFYTEYWMIYFGLFTTVSSFLPHRGLTHSIPGLIVFTYIAHTLELRLNIEGITAVCFLAYLSHLVLDMKALPFNKKGVKWLLPFYSREF; encoded by the coding sequence ATGAAAGGTGCATCACATGCACTGGTTGGTACGGCAATCGGTTTGAGCATTGCTGTATACTACGATATGGAACCGGCTGCGACAGGTCTTGCCATGCTCCTTGGCAGTACAGCCGCCCTTGCGCCGGACCTTGATACAAACGGAAGACTCTCAAACAGAATATCTTTACACCGGAAATGGCTCTGGTATACACTGTCTGCACTCGGTGTATTAATCGGCATATACAGCTTGGTTTCATTAAATGGACTCATAAAAGCAGGAGGCGTGATCGCAGCAGTCATATTAATCATCGCGCCCAGATTTTTGATTAAACAGCGCTTTATGGTCATGCTAACCGGCTTTGCCATTATGGGGGTCGGATGGTTTTACACAGAGTACTGGATGATCTATTTTGGTTTATTTACGACTGTCAGTTCATTTCTTCCGCACAGAGGACTGACGCATTCTATTCCGGGGCTTATTGTATTTACGTATATCGCCCATACACTTGAACTAAGGTTGAACATTGAAGGGATCACAGCTGTTTGTTTCTTGGCCTATCTGAGCCATCTTGTGCTTGATATGAAGGCACTTCCTTTCAATAAAAAAGGAGTTAAATGGCTGCTGCCTTTTTACAGCAGGGAGTTTTAA
- the speD gene encoding adenosylmethionine decarboxylase, which yields MKLSQEKRIQLHEFNNLTKSLSFNMYDVCYTKSKQEREAYIAYIDEQYNADRLTKILTHVADIIGAHVLNVAKQDYVPQGASVTILVSEGPIVEVPTENYEESPGPLPSTAALHLDKSHITVHTYPEYHPHEGISTFRADIDVSTCGEISPLKALNYLIHSFDTDIMTMDYRVRGFTRDVDGHKLFIDHDINSIQNFIPTAIKEDYDMIDVNVYPENIFHTKCKLKDFDLNNYLFGYKKDSLTEDEASEITDKLKIEMDEIFYGKNMRAHPRDPSRNE from the coding sequence ATGAAATTATCACAGGAAAAAAGAATACAATTGCATGAATTTAACAATTTAACGAAATCCTTGAGTTTTAATATGTACGATGTCTGCTACACAAAATCCAAGCAGGAGAGAGAAGCTTATATTGCTTATATTGATGAGCAGTACAATGCTGACAGACTCACGAAGATTTTGACACATGTAGCTGATATCATTGGTGCGCACGTACTGAATGTGGCAAAACAGGATTATGTTCCTCAGGGAGCCAGTGTAACGATCCTTGTATCTGAAGGTCCGATTGTTGAAGTGCCTACAGAAAACTATGAAGAATCACCAGGGCCATTACCATCGACAGCAGCATTGCACCTGGATAAGAGTCATATCACTGTACACACATATCCTGAATATCATCCTCATGAGGGAATCAGTACGTTCAGAGCTGATATTGATGTATCAACCTGCGGGGAAATTTCACCGTTGAAAGCACTGAACTATCTGATTCATTCATTTGATACAGATATTATGACAATGGACTACCGTGTGCGCGGTTTTACGCGTGATGTGGATGGTCATAAGCTGTTTATTGATCATGACATTAATTCAATCCAGAACTTTATTCCAACAGCAATTAAAGAAGATTACGATATGATTGATGTGAATGTGTATCCGGAGAATATTTTCCATACAAAATGTAAACTGAAGGATTTTGATCTGAACAACTATTTATTCGGTTATAAAAAAGATTCACTGACTGAAGATGAAGCGTCAGAGATTACAGATAAACTGAAAATCGAAATGGATGAGATTTTTTATGGTAAAAACATGCGTGCACATCCGAGAGATCCGTCCAGAAATGAATAA
- a CDS encoding CvfB family protein, with protein MSEQTSIGGTVQKLTVGSKTSFGFYLLRGDEEIPINDSEIHEDINEGDTREFFVYPDRRGRLTASTMIPEIRKGVYGWAKVIKVNDRDGAALDIGISREVTVLPEDLPAVKHVWPEAGDYLYITLRTDLAGQMFGRLATEEVVQVLSERADDDVHNKELKGRPYRLLRVGTFVLTEEGYRCFIHESERKEEPRLGQDISVRIIGVKDDGTLNGSLLPRKQDKMDEDSEVIFNYLLSRGGSMPFGDKSNPEDIKLIFNMSKASFKRALGRLYKEKKIVQKNGETHLIQHNGADQS; from the coding sequence ATGAGTGAACAAACATCTATTGGCGGTACCGTTCAGAAACTGACAGTGGGCAGTAAGACGTCATTTGGTTTTTATCTATTAAGAGGCGATGAAGAAATTCCGATAAACGACTCTGAGATTCATGAAGACATTAATGAAGGAGATACCAGAGAGTTTTTTGTCTATCCAGACAGAAGAGGCAGACTTACAGCATCTACAATGATTCCGGAAATCAGAAAAGGTGTCTACGGATGGGCTAAAGTAATTAAGGTAAATGACCGTGATGGAGCGGCGCTTGATATTGGTATTTCAAGAGAAGTGACTGTACTGCCTGAGGATCTACCGGCAGTCAAGCATGTATGGCCTGAAGCCGGTGATTATTTATATATCACACTGCGTACAGATCTTGCGGGGCAGATGTTCGGAAGACTTGCGACTGAGGAAGTTGTTCAGGTTCTTTCTGAGCGTGCGGATGACGATGTGCATAACAAAGAATTAAAAGGACGTCCATACAGATTACTGAGAGTTGGAACGTTTGTGTTAACAGAAGAAGGCTACCGCTGCTTTATCCATGAAAGTGAGCGTAAAGAGGAGCCGCGCCTCGGGCAGGACATTTCAGTTCGTATCATTGGTGTTAAAGATGACGGAACACTAAACGGATCGTTACTTCCAAGAAAACAGGATAAAATGGACGAGGATTCTGAAGTAATATTTAATTACCTTCTCAGCCGGGGCGGCAGCATGCCATTTGGCGATAAAAGTAACCCTGAAGACATTAAATTGATTTTTAACATGAGTAAAGCATCTTTCAAGCGTGCACTCGGAAGACTTTATAAAGAAAAGAAAATTGTTCAGAAAAACGGTGAAACGCACCTGATTCAGCATAATGGAGCTGATCAATCATGA